One Fusarium falciforme chromosome 1, complete sequence genomic window carries:
- a CDS encoding Nitrate/nitrite transporter, translating to MGFQITHMWKAPEVNPISRKARSVPVLNPVDIYGRVFFFSWMGFMLAFWAWYTFPPLLTVTIKKDLHLTPAQVANSNIVSLSATFFLRFITGPLCDQFGPRRVFAYLILLGCFPIGLAPLVKNATGLYISRFFIGILGATFVPCQVWCTGFFDKNVVGTANALAGGWGNAGGGITYFIMPAVFDSLVAHQGLTPSKAWRVTFIVPLICLIVCGVGMLLLCPDSPMGDWDDQAQQVRKNMEAHGVSSSGDVTPVGTPDRSGSDEENSPGCEKSVKVGDHEHSITRNEAMEIAQGEIVVKPSLKEALPVLYSPQTLFHVATYACSFGGELAINAVLSAYLKKNFPHLDQTKASNYAAIFGFLNFVNRPLGGVIADILYNKFGRNLWLKKGWITVCGLLTGALLILIGRVNPAESNGGTVGTFVGLIVLMSVFHEAGNGANFALVPHVHPFANGILSGLTGGGGNLGGVIFAIIFRFMNQGKDFAMGFWVIGIIHIALNLAVCWIPPLPKGQVGGH from the exons ATGGGTTTTCAAATCACCCATATGTGGAAGGCCCCTGAGGTCAACCCCATCAGCCGGAAAGCTCGAAGTGTGCCAGTACTCAACCCCGTCGACATCTATGGCCgtgttttcttcttctcctggaTGGGTTTCATGCTCGCTTTCTGGGCATG GTACACGTTCCCTCCCCTATTGACTGTCACTATCAAGAAGGACCTCCACCTTACGCCTGCCCAAGTCGCCAACTCCAACATCGTCTCGCTATCGGCTACTTTCTTCCTTCGATTCATTACGGGACCGCTATGTGATCAGTTTGGACCACGACGAGTTTTTGCTTACCTGATCCTTCTTGGTTGCTTCCCTATCGGCCTTGCACCCCTTGTCAAGAACGCAACCGGCCTCTACATCTCTCGATTCTTTATCGGTATTCTGGGCGCAACCTTTGTGCCTTGCCAAGTTTGGTGCACCGGTTTCTTTGACAAGAACGTTGTCGGCACCGCGAATGCCTTGGCTGGTGGATGGGGAAATGCTGGCGGTGGAAT CACCTATTTCATCATGCCTGCTGTCTTCGACTCTTTGGTTGCTCACCAAGGCCTGACCCCCTCCAAGGCCTGGAGAGTGACGTTCATTGTTCCTCTGATCTGCTTGATTGTCTGCGGTGTGGGCATGCTCCTGCTCTGCCCCGACAGCCCCATGGGAGACTGGGACGACCAGGCCCAGCAGGTCCGCAAGAACATGGAAGCACATGGtgtttcttcttctggtgATGTTACACCAGTGGGTACACCGGATCGCTCAGGATCGGATGAGGAGAACAGCCCTGGCTGCGAAAAGAGCGTCAAGGTTGGTGACCACGAGCATTCGATTACACGCAACGAGGCCATGGAGATTGCGCAGGGTGAGATTGTGGTCAAGCCCAGCCTCAAGGAGGCGCTCCCTGTTCTCTACTCTCCCCAGACCTTGTTTCACGTTGCTACCTACGCTTGCTCCTTTGGCGGCGAGCTTGCCATCAACGCTGTGCTGAGCGCGTACCTGAAGAAGAACTTCCCGCACCTGGACCAGACCAAGGCGAGCAACTACGCTGCCATCTTTGGATTCCTCAACTTTGTCAACCGACCCCTCGGTGGTGTGATTGCCGATATTCTGTACAACAAGTTTGGACGTAACCTTTGGCTCAAGAAGGGATGGATCACGGTTTGTGGTCTGTTGACTGGCGCTctgctcatcctcatcggccGAGTGAACCCGGCCGAGTCCAACGGTGGCACTGTGGGCACCTTTGTCGGCCTCATCGTGCTCATGTCGGTCTTTCACGAGGCGGGCAACGGTGCCAACTTTGCGCTTGTGCCGCACGTCCACCCCTTTGCCAACGGTATCCTGTCCGGACTcacgggcggcggcggtaacctcggcggcgtcatctttgccatcatcttccgCTTCATGAACCAGGGCAAGGACTTTGCGATGGGCTTCTGGGTCATTGGCATCATTCACATTGCGCTCAACCTTGCGGTGTGCTGGATCCCTCCCCTGCCCAAGGGACAGGTGGGCGGTCACTGA
- a CDS encoding GPI-anchored domain-containing protein has protein sequence MQFTISAAAFLAFAAKAFAQTADFDPIFKPEAWQSVAAGQSFQITWDAPAKYAGQLVTISLIGGDSQNTQVPIKDIATGVSNDAEAYNWAVDASLGDKNVYGLVIKLESNPEVFQYSNPFKIAGSDKPASEKPTKAAEPTYEAPVYGDDGTATLTAHYGSKTVSVSQVYNAPHTTVVAVEKTLTVPCNTTEPATTFVPVVKTASVPCNGTATATGPAAPPVYTHPSNPPAQSNPVPPVYPSQPAAPPAAGTPTPVPVSGAARFGAPVAVVAGLVMAAFAL, from the exons ATGCAGTTCACCATCTCTGCCGCCGCCTTCCTGGCTTTCGCTGCCAAGGCTTTCGCCCAGACCGCCGACTTCGACCCCATCTTCAAGCCCGAGGCTTGGCAGTCCGTTGCCGCCGGCCAGAGCTTCCAGATCACCTGGGACGCTCCCGCCAAGTACGCTGGCCAGCTCGTCACCATCTCCCTGATCGGTGGTGACTCCCAGAACACCCAGGTCCCCATCAAGGACATTGCCA CTGGTGTCTCCAACGACGCTGAGGCTTACAACTGGGCTGTTGATGCTTCCCTCGGTGACAAGAACGTCTACGGTCTCGTCATCAAGCTGGAGAGCAACCCCGAGGTCTTCCAGTACTCCAACCCCTTCAAGATTGCTGGCTCCGACAAGCCCGCTTCCGAGAAGCCCACCAAGGCCGCCGAGCCCACCTACGAGGCCCCCGTCTACGGCGATGATGGCACCGCCACCCTCACCGCCCACTACGGCTCCAAGACTGTCTCCGTCTCCCAGGTCTACAACGCTCCCCACACCACCGTTGTCGCCGTCGAGAAGACCCTGACCGTCCCTTGCAACACCACCGAGCCTGCTACCACCTTCGTCCCTGTTGTCAAGACCGCCTCTGTCCCCTGCAACGGTACTGCCACTGCCACTGGCCCTGCTGCTCCTCCCGTCTACACCCACCCTTCCAACCCCCCTGCTCAGAGCAACCCCGTTCCTCCCGTCTACCCCTCCCAGCCTGCTGCTCCCCCTGCTGCTGGCACCCCCACCCCCGTTCCCGTCTCCGGTGCTGCCCGCTTCGGCGCTCCCGTCGCCGTTGTCGCCGGTCTCGTCATGGCCGCTTTCGCTCTGTAA